A single Carnobacterium inhibens subsp. inhibens DSM 13024 DNA region contains:
- a CDS encoding ABC transporter ATP-binding protein, protein MLTIKNFSKTYKGDKKVVDNISLIVEEGDIFGFIGHNGAGKSTTIKSIVGILDYEEGEIFIDGHSLRTDPILCKQVTAYIPDNPDLYEHMTGIQYLNFIADIFGVSSTVREEKIKKYAESFEITGNLGDLISSYSHGMKQKLAIISAVIHEPKLLVLDEPFVGLDPKAAVVLKKIMHELCAHGSSVFFSTHVLDTAEKLCNKIAMINQGKLVFSGTMEDMLKEKKGNSLEEIFIDILDHE, encoded by the coding sequence ATGTTAACAATCAAAAATTTTAGTAAAACCTATAAAGGAGATAAAAAAGTAGTAGACAATATAAGTCTTATAGTAGAGGAAGGAGATATTTTTGGTTTCATTGGTCATAATGGAGCAGGGAAAAGTACCACAATCAAATCGATAGTTGGTATTCTTGATTATGAAGAAGGAGAAATTTTCATTGACGGTCATTCGCTGAGAACAGACCCGATTTTATGTAAGCAAGTTACTGCCTATATACCAGATAATCCAGATTTATATGAACATATGACAGGTATCCAGTATTTGAATTTTATAGCAGATATTTTTGGTGTTTCTTCAACTGTTCGAGAAGAGAAAATAAAAAAATATGCAGAATCATTTGAAATCACCGGAAATCTCGGAGACCTAATTTCTTCGTATTCGCACGGCATGAAACAAAAACTTGCCATAATCTCCGCTGTAATTCATGAGCCAAAGCTACTTGTATTAGATGAACCTTTTGTTGGTCTGGATCCTAAAGCTGCTGTTGTCCTAAAAAAAATCATGCATGAACTTTGTGCACACGGAAGTTCCGTTTTCTTTTCAACACATGTACTGGATACTGCAGAAAAACTTTGCAATAAAATAGCTATGATCAACCAGGGAAAACTTGTTTTTTCAGGCACTATGGAAGATATGTTGAAAGAGAAAAAAGGCAATTCATTAGAAGAAATCTTCATAGATATTTTGGATCATGAATAA
- a CDS encoding PTS sugar transporter subunit IIA, producing MGMFDFLKKDSKKDESAAAKLFAPANGTVVSIEEVADPVFSQKMMGDGYAVIPTDGKIYSPVTGKVVSVFPTKHAVGIELPNGVEILLHMGLDTVELNGGPFTTAVSEGDQVTPETLISTVDLAALEAAGKDNAMVVVLTNMDKVADFTLSGKGQASASAEIGTLTAKA from the coding sequence ATGGGTATGTTTGATTTTTTAAAAAAGGATAGTAAAAAAGATGAAAGTGCTGCAGCAAAATTATTTGCACCTGCAAATGGGACGGTTGTATCTATCGAAGAAGTAGCTGATCCAGTTTTCTCACAAAAAATGATGGGTGATGGATATGCAGTTATTCCAACAGATGGAAAAATTTATTCACCAGTTACTGGTAAAGTTGTTAGCGTATTTCCAACGAAACATGCAGTTGGAATTGAACTTCCTAATGGAGTAGAAATCTTATTGCACATGGGATTAGATACTGTTGAATTAAACGGTGGACCTTTCACTACAGCTGTTTCAGAAGGAGATCAAGTAACACCTGAAACATTGATTTCTACAGTTGACTTAGCTGCTCTAGAAGCTGCTGGAAAAGATAACGCTATGGTTGTTGTATTAACAAACATGGATAAAGTAGCTGATTTCACTTTAAGTGGTAAAGGACAAGCTTCTGCTTCAGCAGAAATTGGAACCCTTACAGCAAAAGCATAA
- a CDS encoding glycoside hydrolase family 3 N-terminal domain-containing protein: protein MDTTQLKHLLGEMTRAEKIGQMVQLAGEFYKEEDSENTGPMHEMNMTPKKMTVSGSVLGISGAETLINIQKEHLAKSRLGIPLLFMADVVHGYRTIFPVPLAMASTWQPELVEESANVSATEAAVSGLHVTFAPMVDLVRDARWGRVMESTGEDPYLNQLYARAFVRGYQGQDLKNDPFSVAACVKHFAGYGAPVAGREYNTVELSERTLKEMYLPAYQAGISEGSKLVMTAFNSLEGVPATANKPLMRETLRKELGFEGVLISDWASVGELIPHGIAKDLKQAGELAIQAGVDIEMMTGGYLNYLNELIDEGKVSEELLNEAVWRILTLKNELGLFENPYRGANSELENNLVFSKEHREKARIVAEESIVLLKNEKQVLPLTHHQKVALIVPKDQSKDVLGPWSWKGEPSESVSVYEGLLNHISKEAIVVKTIDHSKNDRPKDWLDDVSTADVIVAALGESSYMSGEGASRSNIKLPAEQIQVIKELRTLNKPIVLILFNGRPLDLTDVVQDVDSILEAWFPGTEAGTAIGNILYGTKNPSGKLTMSFPRAVGQVPLYYNQDNTGRPLTAYNQEDKYLSRYLDVDNRPLFPFGYGLSYTQFSYSPMKVTLSKSEREQTDKIIVETTITNSGKVTGSEVVQLYIRDKVGQVVRPIKELKRFKKILLEPGEVATVLFELNQQDLEYVHQDLSVSVESGEFDLMIGSNSEEVETTTVYLELKKNE from the coding sequence ATGGATACTACTCAACTTAAGCACTTGCTAGGAGAAATGACAAGAGCTGAAAAAATTGGTCAAATGGTCCAACTTGCAGGCGAATTCTATAAAGAAGAAGACAGCGAAAATACTGGTCCTATGCATGAAATGAATATGACTCCTAAAAAGATGACAGTTAGTGGTTCAGTACTGGGTATTTCTGGAGCAGAAACGCTGATAAATATTCAAAAGGAACATTTAGCAAAAAGTCGATTAGGAATTCCGCTGTTATTTATGGCTGATGTGGTACATGGATATCGAACGATTTTCCCTGTCCCGTTGGCTATGGCTAGTACATGGCAACCCGAATTGGTTGAAGAAAGTGCTAATGTTAGCGCAACAGAAGCAGCCGTTTCAGGGTTGCATGTTACTTTTGCACCAATGGTCGACTTAGTTCGTGATGCCCGTTGGGGTAGAGTAATGGAATCAACGGGAGAAGACCCATACTTAAATCAACTTTATGCACGTGCTTTTGTTAGAGGGTACCAAGGGCAGGATTTAAAAAATGATCCATTCTCTGTTGCAGCCTGTGTCAAGCACTTTGCTGGTTATGGTGCACCTGTAGCTGGGCGAGAATACAATACAGTAGAACTTTCAGAAAGGACATTGAAGGAAATGTATCTTCCAGCTTATCAAGCTGGAATCAGTGAAGGAAGCAAATTAGTAATGACGGCTTTTAATTCACTAGAAGGTGTCCCAGCTACCGCTAATAAGCCTTTAATGCGGGAGACTCTTCGAAAAGAATTAGGTTTTGAAGGAGTTTTGATTTCAGATTGGGCTTCAGTTGGTGAATTGATTCCACATGGAATAGCTAAAGACTTAAAACAAGCCGGAGAACTAGCTATACAAGCTGGAGTAGACATTGAGATGATGACAGGCGGCTATTTAAATTATTTAAATGAATTGATTGATGAAGGCAAAGTTTCTGAAGAACTTTTGAATGAAGCAGTCTGGCGTATCTTGACCTTGAAAAATGAATTGGGTTTATTTGAAAATCCTTACCGTGGTGCAAACAGTGAACTTGAAAATAACTTGGTGTTCAGTAAAGAACATCGAGAAAAAGCTAGAATCGTTGCTGAAGAATCAATTGTTTTATTAAAAAATGAAAAACAGGTCCTTCCATTAACTCACCATCAAAAGGTCGCTTTAATCGTTCCGAAAGATCAATCAAAAGACGTTTTAGGTCCTTGGTCTTGGAAAGGAGAACCTAGTGAAAGTGTATCGGTATATGAAGGTTTGTTAAACCATATCTCAAAAGAAGCTATTGTAGTAAAAACAATAGACCATTCAAAAAATGACAGACCAAAAGACTGGCTAGATGACGTAAGTACTGCTGACGTTATAGTAGCAGCACTTGGCGAATCTTCATATATGAGTGGAGAAGGAGCTAGTCGGAGTAACATTAAATTGCCGGCAGAACAGATTCAAGTGATTAAGGAATTGCGTACCTTAAATAAACCAATCGTTTTAATTTTATTCAATGGCAGACCATTAGATTTAACAGACGTTGTGCAAGATGTGGATAGTATTCTTGAAGCATGGTTTCCAGGAACAGAGGCTGGAACTGCTATAGGAAATATTTTATATGGTACTAAAAATCCAAGTGGGAAACTAACCATGTCATTTCCAAGAGCTGTGGGGCAAGTTCCGCTTTATTATAATCAAGACAATACAGGACGGCCTTTAACGGCTTACAACCAAGAAGACAAGTATCTTTCAAGATATTTAGATGTTGATAATCGGCCTCTTTTTCCATTTGGGTATGGATTAAGTTATACTCAATTCAGTTACAGTCCAATGAAAGTTACTTTATCTAAATCTGAAAGAGAACAGACAGATAAAATCATTGTAGAAACCACGATTACAAATAGTGGAAAAGTAACAGGATCTGAAGTTGTCCAGTTGTATATTCGAGATAAAGTTGGACAAGTCGTTCGTCCAATAAAAGAATTAAAAAGATTTAAAAAAATTTTGTTAGAACCTGGTGAAGTTGCAACTGTTCTATTTGAATTAAATCAACAAGATCTTGAATATGTACACCAAGATTTATCTGTCTCCGTTGAATCAGGAGAATTTGATTTGATGATCGGATCGAATAGTGAAGAGGTAGAAACCACTACAGTTTATTTAGAATTAAAAAAAAATGAATAA
- a CDS encoding YeiH family protein: MKKISKGLFLSIALALIATLLGTVFPIIGSAVFAIVLGLLLNNTLGIPADFQPGIKFSSKKILQASIILLGFSLSIQDIGTTGLSSLSVTLITIAVAFISAFLIGKWLKIPLNTKTLIAVGTAICGGSAIAAVSPIIEAEEDEVALSISTIFLFNVVAVFLFPFLGHLMNLSDAGFGLWAGTAINDTSSVVAAGYSYSETAGDYATIVKLTRATLIIPVSLIIAGIQIYKKKQHAEKVPLKQLFPWFILWFVVASLISSTGILPETFISGAKWLSRFMIAMALGSIGLSANLKDLLRTGKKPVLLGLITWFFVAASSLLIQFFQGLL; this comes from the coding sequence ATGAAAAAAATAAGCAAAGGACTTTTTCTTTCAATAGCTCTTGCTCTTATTGCTACATTATTAGGAACTGTTTTTCCAATTATTGGCAGTGCTGTATTTGCTATTGTTCTAGGGCTGCTACTAAATAATACCCTTGGCATTCCAGCTGATTTCCAACCGGGCATCAAATTTTCTTCAAAAAAAATCTTACAAGCCTCCATCATTTTGCTAGGCTTTAGTTTATCCATTCAAGATATTGGAACGACTGGGCTCTCATCTTTAAGTGTTACGCTGATTACGATCGCTGTAGCCTTTATTAGTGCTTTTTTAATCGGAAAATGGTTAAAAATACCCCTCAACACTAAAACTTTGATAGCTGTTGGAACAGCTATCTGTGGTGGTTCAGCAATTGCAGCTGTTTCACCGATCATCGAGGCCGAAGAGGATGAAGTGGCTTTATCTATTTCCACGATTTTTTTATTTAATGTTGTAGCTGTTTTTCTTTTTCCATTTTTAGGTCATTTGATGAACTTATCTGATGCTGGATTTGGTTTATGGGCTGGTACAGCTATTAATGATACTTCTTCAGTTGTCGCAGCTGGTTATAGTTACAGTGAAACAGCTGGAGATTACGCTACGATCGTAAAACTGACCAGAGCTACATTGATCATCCCTGTTTCATTGATCATAGCTGGTATCCAAATTTACAAAAAAAAGCAACATGCTGAAAAAGTACCATTAAAACAATTATTTCCTTGGTTTATCTTATGGTTTGTCGTGGCTTCTTTGATCAGTAGTACTGGTATTTTACCAGAAACTTTTATTTCAGGAGCTAAATGGCTTTCACGTTTTATGATCGCCATGGCGTTAGGATCTATCGGTTTATCAGCTAACTTAAAAGATCTCTTAAGAACAGGGAAAAAACCTGTTCTGCTAGGCTTAATTACATGGTTCTTTGTCGCTGCCAGCAGTTTACTTATCCAATTTTTCCAAGGTTTACTGTAA
- a CDS encoding undecaprenyl-diphosphate phosphatase yields the protein MIFIELLKAAFLGVVEGVTEWLPISSTGHMILVEEFINLDASVAFKEMFFVVIQLGAILAVVLIFFHKLNPFSPKKTTQEKKDTMSIWYKVIVGVLPAAVLGFLFDDWLNDHLYNYWTVAIMLIVYGILFIVIENRNKGKESSVNSFKDLTYKTAFLIGMFQVLSLIPGTSRSGATILGAILIGTSRFVATEYSFFLSIPIMFGASFLKLFKFGFNFTGIEIGILLTGMIVAFVVSVIAIKFLMGYIKNNDFKAFGWYRIILGILVIGYFLLFS from the coding sequence ATGATTTTTATTGAATTATTGAAAGCTGCTTTTTTAGGAGTTGTCGAAGGTGTTACTGAATGGCTGCCGATTAGCAGCACAGGTCATATGATTTTGGTAGAGGAATTTATTAACTTAGATGCTTCTGTAGCATTCAAAGAAATGTTTTTTGTCGTCATCCAATTAGGTGCCATTTTGGCAGTAGTGTTGATTTTCTTCCATAAGCTAAACCCCTTTTCACCAAAGAAAACAACTCAAGAAAAGAAAGATACTATGTCTATCTGGTACAAAGTAATTGTAGGAGTTCTTCCTGCAGCTGTATTAGGCTTTCTGTTTGATGACTGGTTAAATGATCATTTATACAATTATTGGACAGTTGCTATTATGTTGATCGTTTATGGAATTTTATTTATCGTTATTGAAAATCGGAATAAAGGCAAGGAAAGTTCTGTCAACTCTTTTAAAGACTTAACTTACAAAACAGCCTTTTTAATTGGGATGTTCCAAGTTCTTTCATTGATCCCAGGTACTTCTCGTTCAGGAGCAACAATTTTAGGTGCTATTCTAATTGGGACTTCTCGTTTCGTTGCTACGGAGTATTCATTTTTCCTTTCTATCCCAATTATGTTTGGAGCAAGTTTCCTTAAACTCTTTAAGTTTGGTTTTAACTTTACCGGAATAGAAATAGGCATTCTTTTAACAGGTATGATTGTTGCGTTCGTTGTATCTGTTATCGCTATTAAATTCTTAATGGGATACATTAAAAATAATGACTTTAAAGCTTTTGGCTGGTATAGAATTATTTTAGGTATTCTAGTTATTGGTTACTTCCTTTTATTTAGTTAA
- a CDS encoding aspartate kinase, with the protein MNVIKFGGSSLASGSQLKKVVQIVKDDAARKIVVVSAPGKRSAEDEKVTDLLIGFGMKALAGHDYSSVLSKIVNRYQTIAEELSLGTEIIGEIRQNLDDLINGNKDEPDYYLDAFKASGENNNAKLVAAYFNKEGVPARYMNPKEAGLLVTNEPGNAQVLSESYEELAKMRDSEEVIVFPGFFGYTRDGKVCTFSRGGSDITGSILANGIHADLYENFTDVDAIFTANPNVVENPIGIKELTYREMRELSYGGFSVLHDEALQPAFKLGIPVQIKNTNNPSASGTRIMKERQLSDQGVIGIASSSGFSSIYIDKYLMNREIGFGRKVLEILESRGISYEHMPSGIDNLTIILHSDQMSSEEEQSLLVQLEEELGADSVKVEHDIALIMIVGEGMRERMFTMSKAATAFSENNINIDMINQGASEVSVMFGIQAKHEDLAVKALYEAFFEKK; encoded by the coding sequence ATGAACGTGATTAAATTTGGTGGAAGCTCTTTAGCTTCAGGAAGTCAGTTAAAAAAAGTAGTACAAATTGTGAAAGATGATGCTGCTCGAAAAATAGTTGTAGTATCGGCTCCTGGTAAGCGTTCAGCAGAGGACGAAAAAGTGACAGATCTCTTAATCGGTTTTGGTATGAAAGCTCTCGCTGGTCACGATTATAGTTCTGTATTGAGTAAAATCGTAAACCGGTACCAAACAATTGCAGAAGAATTAAGTTTGGGAACAGAAATTATTGGTGAAATAAGACAAAATCTAGATGATTTAATAAATGGAAATAAAGATGAACCAGATTATTATTTAGATGCTTTTAAAGCAAGTGGAGAAAACAATAATGCAAAACTAGTAGCGGCTTATTTTAATAAAGAAGGTGTACCAGCAAGGTATATGAACCCTAAAGAAGCTGGGTTACTTGTAACAAATGAGCCAGGAAATGCACAAGTATTATCAGAAAGCTATGAAGAATTGGCAAAAATGCGCGACAGTGAGGAAGTTATCGTTTTTCCAGGTTTTTTTGGATACACACGTGATGGGAAAGTTTGTACTTTTTCAAGAGGCGGATCAGATATTACTGGATCTATTTTAGCAAATGGAATTCATGCTGATTTATATGAGAATTTTACAGATGTAGATGCTATTTTTACTGCAAATCCTAATGTTGTTGAAAATCCAATTGGAATCAAAGAATTGACTTACCGTGAAATGCGCGAACTTTCGTATGGTGGTTTTTCAGTTTTGCATGATGAAGCTTTACAACCCGCTTTTAAATTAGGGATTCCGGTTCAAATTAAAAATACAAATAACCCTTCTGCTTCAGGTACACGTATCATGAAAGAACGCCAACTATCTGATCAAGGTGTAATAGGGATTGCTAGTTCAAGTGGATTTAGCAGTATTTATATTGATAAATATTTGATGAACCGTGAAATCGGTTTTGGACGTAAGGTATTAGAAATATTAGAGTCAAGAGGAATCAGTTACGAACATATGCCTTCCGGAATTGATAACTTGACCATTATTTTACACAGTGACCAAATGTCTTCAGAAGAAGAACAATCATTATTGGTTCAACTAGAAGAGGAATTGGGTGCAGATAGTGTGAAAGTTGAACACGATATTGCTCTGATCATGATCGTTGGAGAAGGCATGCGTGAAAGGATGTTTACAATGTCTAAAGCAGCTACAGCTTTTTCTGAAAACAACATCAACATTGACATGATTAACCAAGGGGCATCAGAAGTAAGTGTGATGTTTGGGATTCAAGCAAAACATGAAGACTTAGCAGTGAAAGCATTATATGAAGCTTTTTTTGAAAAAAAATAA
- a CDS encoding DUF4828 domain-containing protein — protein MKLHRYINYLLGFSVAAGLLGKSVSKKKNTRSIPTQNPLTLYIGTWTSQEKDQSHTFLKITIEGKLFINDLPIDGSITSVSNQKLVFTDHFGYELIAKREANNTLSFYDDADEKDYLFVLTE, from the coding sequence ATGAAATTGCATAGATATATTAACTATCTTTTAGGTTTTTCTGTAGCAGCAGGTCTCTTAGGTAAATCTGTTTCTAAGAAAAAAAATACCCGTTCTATTCCTACTCAGAATCCATTAACCCTTTATATTGGTACTTGGACCAGTCAGGAAAAAGATCAGTCACATACGTTTTTAAAAATAACAATAGAAGGAAAGCTTTTTATTAATGACCTGCCTATTGATGGGAGTATCACATCTGTTTCGAACCAGAAACTTGTCTTTACTGATCACTTTGGCTATGAATTAATTGCTAAACGTGAGGCTAATAACACACTGTCCTTTTATGACGATGCTGACGAAAAAGATTATTTGTTTGTTTTAACAGAATAA
- a CDS encoding peptide ABC transporter substrate-binding protein — translation MEKKKWWKSGALLLTAGILVACGNEAESETSSSSSSEGNLAEEQVLNLVEIAELPTGDTALATDTVSFTVFNNVNEGLYRLDKDSQPVPALAQEEATVSEDGLEYTFKLREDATWSNGDPVTAKDFVYAWKRVVDPATAASYSYLFEGIKNATAIISEGADPETLGVEAISDYELKVTMETPVPYFVSLMAFPTFFPQNEAFVEEQGDKYGTSAETMVFNGPFTFTEWDGTNLNWTYEKNDDYWDAENVFLEQINVEVIKETSTALNLYDSGQIDRVNLTGEFAKQYKDNADYTVETEARTSYLQLNQERDGEETLLANENLRKAIATSYDHELLVNEILANGSQTVGGLVPSELASNPTSGEDFRAESGDYLAFDADAAKEYWEAAKTELGTDTITLELLGDDDESNKKIGAYMKDQIETNLPGVKITLKNVPFKSRLELQTKQDYDLALGGWGADFADPVNFIDLMTSESPYNRSSYSNAEFDELVALSKGENATDVDARWTNLLDAEKILLDEAGVAPLFQRAAATLQKEYVKDIYNHQVGAKYTYKNAYIEAH, via the coding sequence ATGGAAAAGAAGAAGTGGTGGAAATCAGGGGCATTATTATTAACAGCAGGTATATTAGTTGCCTGCGGAAATGAAGCAGAAAGTGAAACGAGTAGTTCAAGCTCAAGTGAAGGGAACTTAGCAGAAGAACAAGTATTAAATTTAGTTGAAATTGCTGAACTGCCTACAGGAGATACAGCATTAGCTACAGATACAGTAAGTTTTACTGTTTTTAATAATGTAAACGAAGGCTTATACCGTCTTGACAAGGACAGTCAACCAGTTCCAGCATTAGCTCAAGAAGAAGCTACCGTTAGTGAAGATGGATTAGAATACACCTTTAAATTACGTGAAGATGCAACTTGGTCAAATGGTGATCCTGTAACGGCTAAAGATTTTGTTTATGCTTGGAAAAGAGTTGTTGATCCTGCAACTGCTGCTTCTTATTCATACTTATTTGAAGGAATTAAAAATGCGACAGCTATTATTTCTGAAGGCGCAGATCCTGAAACTTTAGGAGTAGAAGCCATAAGTGATTATGAATTAAAAGTTACAATGGAAACTCCAGTACCTTATTTCGTATCATTAATGGCATTTCCTACATTCTTTCCTCAAAATGAAGCATTTGTAGAAGAGCAAGGAGACAAATATGGAACATCTGCTGAAACAATGGTCTTTAACGGGCCGTTCACATTTACGGAGTGGGATGGTACAAATCTAAACTGGACTTATGAAAAAAATGATGATTATTGGGATGCTGAAAATGTATTCTTAGAACAAATCAATGTGGAAGTTATTAAAGAAACATCAACAGCATTAAACTTATACGATTCTGGCCAAATTGATCGCGTTAATTTAACTGGTGAATTTGCTAAACAATATAAAGATAATGCAGATTACACAGTTGAAACAGAAGCAAGAACCTCTTATCTTCAATTAAATCAAGAACGAGATGGAGAAGAAACATTATTAGCAAATGAAAACTTACGTAAAGCAATTGCAACTTCTTATGATCATGAATTGCTTGTTAATGAAATCTTGGCTAATGGTTCTCAAACAGTAGGAGGGTTAGTGCCTTCTGAATTAGCGTCAAACCCAACATCTGGAGAAGACTTCCGTGCAGAATCAGGAGACTACCTAGCCTTTGATGCAGATGCAGCTAAAGAATACTGGGAAGCAGCTAAAACTGAGCTAGGAACTGATACTATAACGTTAGAGTTACTTGGTGATGATGATGAATCGAATAAAAAAATTGGCGCTTACATGAAAGATCAAATTGAAACGAATCTACCAGGCGTGAAGATCACATTGAAAAATGTTCCATTTAAATCTCGTTTAGAATTGCAAACAAAACAAGATTATGATCTAGCTTTAGGTGGATGGGGAGCTGACTTTGCTGATCCAGTAAACTTCATTGATTTAATGACATCAGAAAGTCCTTATAACCGTTCTAGCTACAGCAATGCTGAATTTGATGAATTGGTAGCTTTATCTAAAGGCGAAAATGCAACGGATGTAGATGCACGTTGGACAAACTTGCTTGATGCAGAAAAAATCTTATTAGATGAAGCAGGTGTAGCCCCTCTTTTCCAAAGAGCAGCAGCAACATTACAAAAAGAATATGTTAAAGATATTTACAACCACCAAGTTGGAGCTAAATACACTTACAAAAATGCTTATATTGAAGCACACTAA
- a CDS encoding DsbA family oxidoreductase: MKIEVWSDFVCPFCYIGKRHLEEAIKDRSDIEIEFHSYELDATAPEKYEGKMKDYFADHKGMGTEQAQAMIHQVTQMANDAGLNYHYDAIQHGNTLKPHRLFQFAKEQGKGNEFMELAKKAYFIEGKWLNDDDFLVHLATTIGLNEERTREVLASDAYLDAVRSDQTQAAQIGIQGVPFFIFDEQYGVSGAQPVELFKQVLAEVDAKKLD, from the coding sequence ATGAAAATAGAAGTATGGTCAGATTTTGTATGTCCCTTTTGTTATATTGGAAAACGCCATTTAGAAGAAGCGATTAAAGATCGCTCAGATATAGAAATTGAATTTCACAGTTACGAACTTGATGCTACAGCACCTGAAAAATATGAAGGTAAAATGAAAGACTATTTTGCTGACCATAAAGGAATGGGTACAGAACAAGCACAAGCTATGATTCATCAAGTAACACAAATGGCTAATGATGCTGGTCTAAACTACCATTATGATGCTATTCAACATGGTAATACGTTAAAGCCTCATCGCTTATTTCAATTTGCTAAAGAGCAAGGCAAAGGAAATGAATTTATGGAATTAGCAAAAAAAGCTTATTTTATTGAAGGAAAATGGTTAAATGATGATGACTTTTTAGTTCATTTAGCTACCACAATTGGTTTAAATGAAGAACGTACACGAGAGGTCTTAGCTTCAGATGCTTATTTAGACGCTGTTCGTTCAGATCAAACTCAAGCTGCTCAAATCGGTATTCAAGGAGTCCCTTTTTTTATTTTTGATGAGCAATATGGTGTCAGCGGAGCGCAACCTGTTGAATTATTCAAACAAGTATTAGCAGAAGTGGATGCTAAAAAATTAGATTAA
- a CDS encoding NCS2 family permease — translation MNYFKLKEKQTSVKQEMIAGATSFFALSYIIIVNPLILAEAGIPAELSVFGTILVSAIGSILMGLWGNAPLVLTPGMGVNAFFTYTIVGSMGLSWQQALAVVFVSSLIFIGVGYTSISKMLVDAIPDSLKHGITAGIGLFLVVIGLENGGILVDGGANSFIALGDLSQPIVLIAVIGIFLSGVLYLRNVPGSFFIGIAVITIISLITGIHEVGDSSFSLSNLTEFPAIVGAFDFSVLFSIPFILAVFSLTMILIFESIGLFEGMLEDKTRFTSAFRVSGIMTLVSSLFGTSPTIPAAESASGIKAGGKTGLTAVTAGVLFLLSLVFTPLLSYIPNAALSPVIVITGAIMMENLKHIPFDDFSEWFPAFLIIVMIPLTSSIVDGLAFGFVAYPIFKLAKGEFFAVKKAMHVVSFLFLLTMIAISLI, via the coding sequence GTGAATTATTTTAAATTGAAAGAAAAGCAAACAAGTGTGAAGCAAGAGATGATTGCAGGGGCTACATCGTTTTTCGCATTATCTTACATCATAATAGTGAATCCATTGATACTAGCTGAGGCAGGTATTCCAGCTGAATTAAGTGTTTTCGGTACCATTCTTGTTTCGGCAATTGGAAGTATTTTAATGGGATTGTGGGGAAATGCTCCATTAGTCCTAACTCCAGGTATGGGAGTGAATGCATTCTTTACGTACACGATCGTTGGTTCAATGGGGCTGTCTTGGCAACAAGCGTTAGCAGTTGTATTTGTTTCTAGTTTGATTTTTATTGGAGTGGGATATACATCGATTAGTAAAATGTTGGTAGATGCTATTCCTGATTCATTAAAACATGGAATCACAGCTGGTATTGGTTTGTTTTTAGTTGTCATTGGTTTAGAAAATGGAGGAATCCTTGTTGATGGAGGAGCTAATTCATTTATTGCTTTAGGTGATCTTTCTCAACCAATCGTATTGATAGCCGTAATAGGTATCTTCTTATCTGGTGTATTATATTTAAGAAATGTACCAGGTAGCTTCTTTATCGGAATCGCTGTGATTACGATCATTTCTTTAATAACCGGCATTCATGAGGTGGGGGATTCTTCCTTTTCATTAAGCAACCTTACAGAATTTCCAGCGATCGTAGGAGCCTTCGATTTTTCAGTGCTCTTTAGTATCCCTTTTATATTAGCTGTATTTTCATTAACAATGATTCTGATTTTTGAATCAATTGGTCTTTTTGAGGGGATGTTGGAAGACAAGACACGTTTTACAAGTGCTTTTAGAGTTAGTGGAATCATGACTCTGGTATCTAGTTTGTTTGGAACAAGTCCAACTATACCAGCAGCTGAAAGTGCATCTGGCATTAAAGCTGGTGGGAAAACAGGCTTAACGGCTGTGACTGCTGGAGTCTTATTTTTACTTTCGTTAGTATTTACACCTTTATTATCTTATATTCCGAATGCGGCATTGTCTCCAGTTATCGTTATTACTGGAGCAATCATGATGGAAAATCTAAAACATATCCCGTTTGATGATTTCAGTGAGTGGTTCCCAGCGTTTTTGATTATAGTCATGATTCCCTTAACATCAAGTATTGTTGATGGATTAGCTTTCGGTTTTGTAGCTTATCCTATTTTTAAATTGGCAAAGGGAGAATTCTTTGCAGTGAAGAAAGCAATGCATGTTGTTTCGTTTCTATTCTTATTAACTATGATTGCCATCTCCTTGATTTGA